The following are from one region of the Natronosporangium hydrolyticum genome:
- a CDS encoding enolase C-terminal domain-like protein: MTITAVEARLFRYQGRVGRTWDGNLSVDNPGERHELVLRIETSDGHYGVAFAEDPMLVDGVRDRPWVLNELLAPALLGEGHEYRERIWGQLRRLQRLHRTAIGDRTLCLVDLALWDLAGREAGKPVYHLIGAARDRVPAYASSVVARLDDPAMATPAAFADLAQQCVERGFTAFKLHTWSPWDDAQRSIARDIAACQAVRERVGSEIELMLDPFHFYTRTQARNLGRALEELDFAWLEEPMDEDSTAAYVWLCDQLELPIAGPEVAEGKSGIRAEWIVRGACDLARVGPVDVGGITPMLKVVGLCEAFNMPLTFHLGGLASLHVIASMPQPGAHFEYGLLHPEVDYEATPPWLTAPPYQLSADGMIDLPTVPGLGWQVDWEYIEANTIDTVRVTADRT, from the coding sequence GTGACCATCACCGCCGTCGAGGCGCGCCTTTTCCGCTACCAGGGCAGGGTAGGCCGCACCTGGGATGGGAACCTCTCCGTCGACAACCCCGGGGAACGGCACGAACTGGTGCTGCGGATCGAAACCAGCGACGGTCACTACGGGGTTGCCTTCGCCGAAGACCCGATGCTGGTGGACGGCGTACGAGACCGCCCATGGGTCCTCAACGAACTGCTGGCTCCGGCGCTGCTGGGCGAGGGCCACGAGTACCGGGAACGGATCTGGGGGCAGCTGCGGCGGCTGCAGCGGCTGCACCGGACCGCGATCGGCGATCGCACGCTGTGCCTGGTCGACCTGGCGCTGTGGGACCTCGCCGGGCGGGAAGCGGGCAAACCCGTCTACCACCTGATCGGCGCGGCGCGCGACCGCGTCCCCGCGTACGCCAGCTCGGTGGTGGCCCGCCTCGACGACCCGGCGATGGCCACCCCGGCCGCCTTCGCCGACCTGGCGCAACAGTGCGTCGAACGTGGCTTCACCGCCTTCAAGCTCCACACCTGGTCGCCCTGGGACGACGCGCAGCGCTCCATCGCCCGGGACATCGCCGCCTGCCAAGCGGTCCGGGAACGGGTCGGCTCAGAGATCGAGCTGATGCTCGACCCGTTCCACTTCTATACCCGCACCCAGGCCCGCAACCTCGGCCGGGCGCTCGAGGAGCTGGACTTCGCCTGGCTCGAAGAACCCATGGACGAAGACTCCACCGCCGCCTACGTCTGGCTCTGCGACCAGCTGGAGCTGCCGATCGCCGGCCCGGAGGTCGCCGAGGGCAAGAGCGGGATCCGGGCGGAGTGGATTGTCCGCGGCGCCTGCGACCTGGCCCGGGTCGGCCCGGTGGACGTCGGCGGCATCACCCCGATGCTGAAAGTGGTCGGGCTCTGCGAGGCGTTCAACATGCCGCTCACCTTCCACCTCGGCGGGCTCGCGAGCCTGCACGTCATCGCGTCGATGCCGCAGCCCGGCGCGCACTTCGAGTACGGCCTGCTCCACCCGGAGGTCGACTACGAGGCGACCCCGCCGTGGCTGACTGCTCCCCCGTACCAGCTGTCCGCGGACGGGATGATCGACCTGCCCACCGTCCCCGGGCTGGGGTGGCAAGTGGACTGGGAGTACATCGAGGCGAACACCATCGACACCGTCCGGGTCACCGCAGACCGCACCTAG